A genome region from Anopheles stephensi strain Indian chromosome 2, UCI_ANSTEP_V1.0, whole genome shotgun sequence includes the following:
- the LOC118505077 gene encoding E3 ubiquitin-protein ligase Hakai-like, giving the protein MDSDDGGTKRSGRGRGRARGSRGRGRGRGRGRGKKATRVISSDEEEEEVVPEPEKETAKENAAAAEKSAPAATSTKGRSVEQEPAKEPVPPVAAPQPTATTQPAESNPEPLPDASILPAPTSAPLIIDMEADISQLEAPTFTTISRGPPEPMVRLNWNHKVNLIGEKVLNPMIYCCDQCDNPILIYGRMIPCKHVFCLQCARSDTLKACPRCKEKVVRVEQTRLGTVFMCTHGGTRYGNTGCRRTYLSQRDLQAHINHRHVTNPAPPTPLTPAQTSTQPLAAPPAVPVQPMELSPMSKLLSEKVNAGGVAPQRKNSGEQLNSPRAGMIRQTELGEGYYGYGGTGSLPNASHSTNAAQQHLSRTGYSPYGQQTSSPQQQQQPQPSSGSSSLWNQSSNQYYR; this is encoded by the coding sequence ATGGATTCCGACGATGGAGGTACGAAGCGGTCGGGCAGGGGACGCGGACGCGCTAGAGGCTCTCGGGGACGTGGTCGCGGTCGCGGTCGTGGCCGTGGAAAGAAAGCAACCCGTGTAATCTCGTCCGAtgaagaagaggaggaggtggtTCCAGAACCGGAAAAGGAAACTGCGAAAGAAAACGCCGCTGCGGCGGAGAAGTCTGCCCCAGCGGCCACTTCCACCAAAGGACGCAGCGTCGAGCAGGAACCAGCAAAGGAACCGGTACCCCCTGTAGCTGCACCACAACCGACGGCTACCACACAACCAGCCGAGTCAAATCCCGAACCCTTACCGGATGCGAGCATTCTTCCGGCTCCTACCAGCGCACCTCTTATCATCGACATGGAGGCGGACATTTCGCAGCTGGAAGCACCCACCTTCACCACCATCAGCCGTGGTCCGCCGGAACCGATGGTGCGCCTAAACTGGAACCATAAGGTCAACCTGATCGGGGAGAAGGTGCTCAATCCGATGATCTACTGTTGCGATCAGTGCGACAATCCGATCCTGATCTACGGTCGGATGATACCTTGCAAGCACGTGTTTTGTCTGCAGTGTGCCCGGTCCGATACGCTGAAGGCGTGTCCACGCTGCAAGGAGAAGGTGGTCCGGGTGGAACAGACGCGTCTCGGTACTGTTTTCATGTGTACACACGGTGGCACACGGTACGGTAACACGGGCTGCCGACGCACGTATCTGTCCCAGCGTGACCTGCAGGCACACATTAATCATCGGCACGTTACGAATCCTGCCCCGCCAACTCCGCTAACACCCGCCCAGACATCAACGCAACCCCTCGCCGCTCCACCGGCCGTCCCGGTCCAACCGATGGAGCTGTCGCCAATGAGCAAGCTGCTGTCGGAAAAGGTAAACGCCGGTGGAGTTGCCCCACAGCGCAAAAACTCCGGCGAACAGCTTAATTCACCCCGGGCCGGTATGATACGGCAGACTGAACTGGGCGAAGGATATTACGGTTACGGAGGCACCGGATCGTTACCGAACGCTAGCCATTCCACCAATGCAGCCCAGCAGCATCTGTCCCGCACCGGCTACTCGCCCTACGGACAGCAGACATCATcaccgcagcaacagcagcagccgcaaccATCGTCCGGGTCGTCCTCGCTGTGGAACCAATCTTCCAATCAGTACTATCGCTAA
- the LOC118505051 gene encoding ATP-binding cassette sub-family B member 10, mitochondrial has product MFINVIRGSESKFRPCTFHSLRFISSTNGLSNGTAGNTLHSVRERSCIVGGSHRYGAAGFRNQQLIAGNLWLGPTASSYRFASSGKADEDKGGAISESSDKPNESVAKQAKLKLRSSDVKRLLEFAKSEQWNITGGIGCLIISSAITMSVPFGLGKILDIIYASSAETGIAKEKLDQFCLLLGGIFLLGGLANFGRVYLFSNASLRITKNIRAKVYSSMLNQEAGWFDRKGTGELVNRLSSDTYLVGNSLSMNLSDGLRSSAMILAGTGMMIYTSPHLALVGMCIVPCVAGGAVVYGRYVRNITRELMDKYAEIMKVGEERLGNVKTVKVFCKERFEKQLFSEQLLDALNIGYRETKARATFYGMTGLSGNIIILSVLYYGGTMVNNSEMTIGALTSFILYAGYTAISIGGLSNFYTELNKGVGSASRLWEIIDRKYTIPIEGGIEVTTAPEGQIQFRDVVFHYPSRPDAPILNGVNLTIEPGTSTAVVGRSGSGKSTIASLMLRLYDPQQGSVRLDGTDLRDLNPSSLRRHIGAVNQEPVLFSGSIRENILYGLNMGEKISESSFQRVVREAHVDEFVRNFPDGLNTLVGQRGVMLSGGQKQRVAIARAIIRNPKILILDEATSALDAVSEELIQNALEQLTKNRTVLTIAHRLSTIRNATNIAVLQDGRIVEHGNYADLIATDGGVFRELVQRQTFSSAVVS; this is encoded by the exons ATGTTTATAAATGTGATTAGAGGAAGTGAAAGTAAATTCCGACCGTGTACGTTTCACTCGCTTCGTTTCATCTCTAGCACGAATGGGTTGTCGAATGGGACAGCAGGAAACACGTTGCACAGTGTTAGAGAACGGTCGTGCATCGTCGGCGGTAGCCACCGGTACGGTGCGGCAGGATTTCGTAATCAACAGCTGATAGCCGGCAATCTGTGGCTGGGACCGACAGCGTCGAGCTACCGCTTTGCCAGCAGCGGTAAAGCTGATGAAGACAAAGGTGGTGCAATTAGCGAGAGCTCCGACAAGCCGAATGAGTCGGTTGCGAAACAGGCCAAGCTGAAGCTACGATCGTCCGATGTGAAGCGGCTGCTGGAGTTTGCGAAATCCGAGCAATGGAACATCACAG GTGGCATTGGATGTTTGATAATTTCATCCGCAATCACCATGTCGGTCCCGTTTGGGCTGGGCAAAATTCTGGACATCATCTACGCCAGCTCGGCTGAGACGGGCATAGCAAAGGAAAAGTTGGACCAGTTCTGTCTACTTCTCGGGGGGATATTCCTACTCGGAGGACTTGCAAACTTTGGCCGCGTTTATCTATTCAGTAATGCTT CACTACGAATAACGAAAAACATCCGTGCGAAGGTGTACAGTTCCATGCTGAACCAGGAAGCCGGTTGGTTCGATCGGAAAGGCACGGGCGAGCTGGTCAACCGGCTTTCCTCCGACACGTACCTGGTGGGCAACTCGCTCAGCATGAACCTGTCCGATGGGTTGCGGTCGTCGGCAATGATACTGGCCGGCACCGGAATGATGATCTACACCTCGCCCCATCTTGCGCTGGTGGGAATGTGTATTGTGCCTTGTGTAGCGGGCGGAGCGGTCGTTTACGGCCGGTACGTGCGTAACATTACGCGCGAGTTGATGGACAAGTATGCGGAAATTATGAAGGTTGGCGAGGAACGGTTGGGCAATGTGAAGACGGTGAAGGTGTTCTGCAAGGAACGGTTCGAGAAGCAACTGTTCTCCGAGCAGCTGCTGGATGCGCTCAACATCGGCTACCGGGAGACGAAAGCGCGTGCAACGTTCTATGGAATG ACGGGACTGTCGGGAAATATTATCATCCTGTCGGTCCTTTACTACGGTGGCACGATGGTAAACAACTCGGAAATGACGATAGGAGCCCTCACCTCGTTCATCCTGTACGCCGGCTACACGGCCATCTCGATAGGAGGATTAAGTAATTTCTACACGGAACTGAATAAGGGTGTCGGTTCGGCCAGCAGGCTGTGGGAAATTATCGACCGGAAGTACACAATCCCGATCGAAG GAGGAATCGAGGTTACCACAGCGCCGGAAGGACAGATTCAGTTCCGTGACGTCGTGTTCCACTATCCATCCCGACCGGATGCACCCATCCTGAACGGGGTAAACCTGACAATCGAGCCGGGCACCTCGACAGCCGTTGTAGGACGCAGCGGATCCGGCAAGTCGACCATCGCCTCGTTAATGCTAAG GCTTTACGATCCCCAACAAGGCTCGGTGCGACTGGACGGAACCGACCTGCGTGATCTGAATCCATCCTCGTTACGACGCCATATCGGGGCAGTAAATCAG GAACCGGTACTGTTCAGCGGCAGCATACGGGAGAACATTCTGTACGGCTTAAATATGGGTGAAAAAATATCCGAAAGCAGCTTCCAGCGCGTGGTGCGGGAAGCGCACGTCGACGAATTCGTGCGGAACTTCCCGGACGGGCTGAACACGCTCGTCGGACAGCGGGGTGTAATGCTGAGCGGTGGCCAAAAGCAACGGGTAGCGATTGCGCGTGCCATCATACGG AACCCAAAAATACTCATTCTCGATGAGGCCACTAGCGCGCTGGACGCAGTGTCGGAGGAACTGATACAGAACGCCCTGGAACAGTTGACCAAAAACCGTACCGTGCTGACGATCGCGCATCGGCTCAGTACGATCCGGAATGCGACCAACATTGCGGTGCTGCAGGACGGGCGAATTGTCGAGCACGGCAATTACGCGGACCTGATCGCAACCGACGGTGGTGTCTTCCGGGAGCTGGTGCAAAGACAAACGTTCAGCTCGGCTGTCGTTAGCTAA